The following proteins are co-located in the Doryrhamphus excisus isolate RoL2022-K1 chromosome 15, RoL_Dexc_1.0, whole genome shotgun sequence genome:
- the LOC131103667 gene encoding inward rectifier potassium channel 2-like: MGSVRSHRYSIVSSEEDAVKLANMVVPNGYGNGDVNNKAEHRRQSRFVRKDGHCNVHFVNMSEKGQRYLADIFTTCVDIRWRWMLLIFCLSFLLSWLFFGLVFWLVALCYGDLENDTQMCVSNVDSFTAAFLFSVETQTTIGYGYRYVTEECPVAVFMVVFQSIVGCIIDAFIIGAVMAKMAKPKKRNETLVFSHYATVAMRDSKLCLMWRVGNLRKSHLVEAHVRAQLLKSRTTAEGEFIPLDQVDIDVGFDSGIDRIFLVSPITIVHEIDEDSPFYEMNKQELETSEFEIVVILEGMVEATAMTTQCRSSYVASEILWGHRFEPVLFEEKNYYKVDYSRFDNTYEVSSTPHCSARELAEKRSNASSLRNSFCYENEVALEKIEMEEESEEGESGATMSVQDRPLADKNTHEGSNSDHNLDSLPLESRPLTAESEI, from the coding sequence ATGGGGAGCGTGCGGAGCCACCGCTACAGCATCGTGTCCTCCGAGGAGGACGCCGTGAAGCTGGCCAACATGGTTGTCCCCAACGGTTACGGCAACGGCGATGTCAACAACAAGGCCGAGCACCGGCGCCAGAGCCGCTTCGTCCGCAAGGACGGCCACTGCAATGTGCACTTTGTCAACATGAGCGAGAAGGGCCAGCGCTACCTGGCGGATATCTTCACCACCTGCGTGGACATCCGCTGGCGATGGATGCTGCTCATCTTCTGCCTTTCCTTCCTGCTCTCCTGGTTGTTCTTCGGCTTGGTCTTCTGGCTGGTGGCGCTCTGCTACGGCGACCTCGAGAACGACACGCAGATGTGCGTCTCCAACGTGGACAGCTTCACAGCCGCCTTCTTATTCTCGGTGGAGACGCAAACCACCATCGGGTACGGATACCGCTACGTGACGGAGGAGTGCCCCGTTGCCGTCTTCATGGTGGTCTTCCAAAGCATTGTGGGGTGCATCATCGACGCTTTCATCATCGGGGCGGTCATGGCGAAGATGGCCAAGCCCAAAAAAAGGAATGAGACGCTGGTGTTTAGTCACTATGCCACGGTGGCCATGAGGGACAGCAAACTGTGCCTCATGTGGCGTGTGGGGAACCTGAGGAAGAGCCACCTGGTGGAGGCCCACGTCAGGGCGCAACTCCTCAAGTCTCGCACGACTGCGGAGGGCGAGTTCATCCCTCTGGACCAAGTGGACATCGACGTGGGCTTCGACAGCGGCATCGACAGAATCTTCCTGGTGTCCCCCATCACCATTGTACATGAGATAGACGAGGACAGCCCCTTCTATGAGATGAACAAGCAGGAGCTGGAGACGTCAGAGTTTGAGATTGTGGTGATCCTGGAAGGCATGGTGGAGGCCACGGCCATGACCACACAGTGTCGCAGCTCCTATGTGGCCAGCGAGATCCTGTGGGGTCACCGCTTCGAACCGGTGCTCTTCGAGGAGAAGAACTACTACAAAGTAGACTACTCGCGCTTCGACAACACCTACGAGGTGTCCAGCACGCCGCACTGCAGCGCACGGGAGCTGGCGGAGAAGAGGTCCAATGCCTCCAGCCTCAGAAACTCCTTTTGTTACGAGAACGAGGTGGCGCTAGAGAAAATTGAGATGGAGGAGGAATCGGAGGAGGGCGAGAGCGGAGCAACGATGAGCGTCCAGGATCGTCCGCTGGCAGACAAAAACACCCACGAGGGATCAAATTCAGACCACAATCTGGATTCTTTGCCTTTGGAATCAAGACCTTTGACTGCTGAATCAGAAATATGA